The Candoia aspera isolate rCanAsp1 chromosome 13, rCanAsp1.hap2, whole genome shotgun sequence genome includes the window AAATGCTTGGATTAAATCCTTGCAGGTACAATATTAGCATAAAGTGATCATGTAGTTCCTAGCTCTAACTATGTTGATATTTGTGaaatggtcatttgactaatcaataaagttattcatgatatttgtggggtccttggtgctctctgagcttggttgtttgcttgcattaCCCGACtgagtaacatcatcagtactagtgagtgtggagtttgctccctgtttatatacagtagcttgccctgcccatattggtagggtgtggttttcttcttggtagttccttgattagggtattgttttctgcttgattatttgtctggttttaatccctgcttatctgggtgtaggctgctggagaggatgtgttctggtctttttgtttccttcttagcttttttttagcactgttgatGTTACGTAGTCaggtaacgaaatgtctgcaagcaaacaaccaagctcagagagcaccaaggactccacagttcaaccctgagctacatgtattctcttctatatTGATATTTATCCTAGACTCCTGTGCTCAGAGCAGCTGAGTCTAAGATGCAATTTTAGTTTTCCAATTGGTTTCCAGCAGACTGTTGCTAAGAGGCATGGTAGCTATTAAAATGGCAGCTAACCTCTACCTTCCTAGGCAGCACAGCAGCACTAATAACTGGATCGGTCAGCCTTCCAAAGTCCACAAGCACCAGGAATGGAGAAGGTGCCCACTAAAGCCTGGTGCCAGTCTGCAGTCCTTGGCATTTCTAGTTACGGGCTCTCCAGTAGCAGAGGTAGGGAATAGGGGATCACCTGGAGAACTGCTGCCAATTAAAAAGGATCAGACTAAATCATGGACCTTCTAAATGCAATGCAGAAGTTCTATCTATCTAGGtcctgttgtttttgttttttgcaggagACTATTATAACTATCCCTCTGGAAATCACATTAGTTTCTATGGACTTAAGCTGCATTCCCATCCAGCTAACAAAACTATTATGGGTGGGGATCATCCACTGTATTAAACCATATATAATTGGTTTTGGCATACAGTGTAGCATGAACCCAGGCACTCTGGTTTGTGAACCAGCTTTTTCGGGGGAAGCAATCCCCCTCATCCAGAGCTAAGAGTGGTAGTGTCCCAGAGTTGATTGTAGTCTGAATGGACAACCACTTCATCTTCTTAGTGCTGGGTCTCACTtcgtttttccccatccagacttatAGCTTCCAGGCACCCAGACAGGCCTTTCACCACATCTCCTGGACAGGCCAGGGTAAAATTCTGTAATAGGGTGTCATCATATGATCTACCCCTATAGCTTCAGACCAGCGTTTAATATTAAACTGTTGTTTATCTTGTAAACTATGGTTAGATAAACTCTGGTTTAGCCCAGTTTATCTATATATAGGACAGAGTGATGATGGGCTCTCTGCAAATGTCAAACTGAGTACAGTACAGTGCTGGCTGTTGCACTAGTACCACATTAATAAGGGATCCCCAAATTCCAATTCCAACTTACAAGGTGGACTTGGGCAAGATGTTCACTTTCTCTCGAGCAAATCCTTTTGTCTTGGTGTTTTAGTACAGGGAGACAGGAATAGCCATTTCCTTCGATAGCCTCATTCTTCTTGAATTTGAACACTGGGGCAACCATATATACCACCTTCCTGGACTGTTTCTCCTTCAGGATTAGCAGAATGAGGAGGACCACTCTACTTTCTATCAGCAAAATCTATGATCCACTGTGCCCAACCAAGAGAAAAATGGATGTTCTTCCATAGCGTTCCCAGATTGTTAGCTCTTCTCACATTGAGTCTGTTCTTTTCCGAGCAAACACAGCAGATACACTCTTGACAATATTACGGATTCCTGTGCCTTTCTTCAGGGCCAGCTTGGCCTCACATATGCGTTCTGCTAAACCATGGAAGACCATGAGAGCCCCATGATAGGCTTCTGCTGCTGATACCTCATAGAACTCACAATCCATGGAGAGGGCCAGGAGACGGCCCTCTTCACTGGAAACCACCCGGTGATGGTGTAGATCTCGCTTGTTGCCCACAATAACGATGGGCAATTTCTCCTGGGTTGGGCCTTCCTTGGTGGCTTTGATGAACTGGACTTTGGGCTGCACACTGTTGAAGCTAGCACGGTCACAGATGCTATAGACCAAGACAAAGCCATCAGCCCATTGGATGCGCTTGTCCTTAGATGAGCTCTCCTCTGACTTCTCCTGAATAAGAAAACAGGTAAGGTTGCAACATTTAGCTAATAGATTTGTTAGACTAATGGATTGAAAATAACAATTATTCAAGCAAATGTGGAAAATGAAAGTAGTAGTGCCAATAGTGGTTGGTGTGCTTGGTGTCATatcaaaagatctggaaaagcacttgGACACAATAGAATGGACAGAACTCATGAATTACAAAAGTTGCACCACTTGGAACAGCACACATATTATGACAATATCTTTAGCTGGCCTAGATCCTTGGAAAGGATATGATAGTTGAAACTACTAAATCCAGTCAAAGCTATCTGGTAGACTGTATGTAAATACTgacaacaacaatacaataacaataataattagtAGAGCATGGTTTATAAACTATAATGTTCACAAGGCATGTGAAGTtacaaacaaatcatattatggcttgaTGCAATGTGAAAACACCACCTCTTCTAAAACGATATCTGGTGTGAGACAAGTCTGCATTAGCTAAAACTCAGAAGCACAGCCTGTGTTCCCAGGCTGGATGTGGTCCTCTAAAGCCTTGGATATGGCCCCCAGCATCCTTCCAAAAGGATCTGCCAAATTATAATGTGGCAGAAGGTGAAAATTGTTGACTGCATGAGGAATAGTCACATAATTGTACTTAATTAATGCAATTTgactataatttaaatttaattaaaattaaacacagCTTTTATTCTCCTGTTCCTTTCCTCAACTCTTCTGGAACCTCAACACACCATGTGGTCCCTTGAACTGAAAAGATGACTCACCTCAGAATTCAACCAAAATAGCCAGAAGGCATAAAGATAACAATGAATTCATCCTTCAAAGGACACAAGAAGAGTTTCAAGTCAAAGGATACTTTTTACAAGACCAGCGTGGACCTTTGACAAGGTCCTTTATTCTTCCAAACTTTGACCTTTATTCTTCCAAACTTTTATAGAGAAGAACTGGATGTCAAGTCTGTGCCAAGTGCTTTAGATGtaagaagaaatgcttcagaatgCATGGGAGCACACATGCACAACTTGTCTGCAACTCATTaaggaagccacatctttttccaagATGTTGCAGGCATGggtgctttaatgagttgcaaaCAAGTGTTGCATTTGTGCTCCCACGCATTCCAAAAATCCCCTTCTAAAATGAAGTAATGCACAACCCTACTGGATATATTTACTTCATTAGTCTTTGTCTGAATGGTTTGCTTGTTCTAATTAACACAACCACCACAACAGTGCAGGATAAGGGGAATAATGATTTCATTAGGCATGTATTTTGTTACTGAAAGGTAAATCACAACTATATTGgactatacatacacacacacatttatgtgAGAGAGTGGAGGAGCTTCCTCACCTGTGAGCAAGGAAAGTCCCAGATGTGGAAAAGAATCTCTTTGCCTTCTACTGCCAAAGTGTGAGTGTAGATAGACTCTGGGTGGGGAAAAGCAGAAAGTTCAGGTTGCCAGAAGCCACTCCCAAGAGCTTGATCCTTCCCCTCCATGGATTTTCTCCTTGGCCACTCCCTTTCCAATCTGGGGTTTCTGTCTAGGTGCTCAAACTCAGCAGCTTTGGGTGTAACAAAAGGGCAGCTCCACAAAGCAAGAAAACATAACCTGAGAGTTTTTCATGCACCATGCCTTAGTCATTACATTTTGGCTTCTCCCAATAGTGACACCCGGCTGGCTGGGTTCATAGGTTGTACTAAGCCACAAGGAAGTTTGcttgtttatggtttagcatgctgtgttAACCCAGCCATATGTGGCTTGATTGAGAAACCATGGGTGTGTGTATTATGGCTCATTTAATGAACCATGATTTAAACCTTTGGTTGGTACAATATGTGAACCAGCCTATACATGATTTTTCCACTCAATACAGTAAATAGGGCAAGTAGAACTTGccaaagaaaatactgtaaaaacAACAGAGTAAGAATGCTCCTGTCCTACAGCTGAGAAACCATTCCAATGGCCTGCTACCAACCTGATTGTCTAGTCCTTTCCCCATTAAAACCCCACTTGATTTGCTCTAATTGGGTTGTTTGGATGGAAAAGAGTTTGTATGttcatatctgtctgtctatctatctatcccctGCAGTGGGAAAGATTTGGAGTTCCTGCTAGAGGTACAAAGAagtttttcattttatcccctaAGAACAACGCTGTGAAACAGGTTGACCTGAGAAATAGGATTTAGCTCAAGACAAACTAGTGAGCTTCATGACTGAGaggagatttgaacctgggtctttccagtcccagtccagcaccttaacaccTGCCCTGTGCAGGTGTTGGTCTCtttttgactttttctttcaCCATCTAAGTGTGATATTAGGTTGGGTAATTTCACGGCAGAAGCAAAGAAAGAGCATTTTGTCCTCAAACAAGGTGCTGGCCAAGCCAAGGTTTGCTtgataatggtttttaaaataaaccacatttgaCTGTATTCACACATTCCACTAAGCCAAAATGAAGCAAATCaccttttggtttagcatgttaggTGAGCCCATCCACTGTAGCATATAAACTGGTTTATAGCTTACCATTATTATTGTGCATTTATCTGAAATTTTTTACATAAATTTCTTAACCTTTAAAATGAAAGGTTCATCTTACATTTACTGAAAATACTGTAAGGTAAGcagatgtggatttttttttttctgtctactATCCTCTTTTGGGGATATTGCTTTAAAATAAGGGTTATCTTCCTTTTGGATAAGATGTGTAAAACTTGATAATAGCCTGGCTAAATTACTTGATTTGTTTAGATTCCACCTCAAGTGTTCTGAAAATACCCACTATGATCTTAAAATAGTCATTTATCACTGAAGAGTATTGTGTGAACTTGATCAATTATGTTTAATTTGGTGCTGCTCGGCCTCCCCTCtcttagcattaaaaaaaaaacatctctttTACTAGGATTTTAACTGCTAAATGATTTTAAAGCCTGTGGAACTGTTGATTTgaactttgttttaaaactttaatctatttttttttcatggtgtTAGCCATCTTACATATGTGGTCATATAGAAAGCTATAGATGTTAATCAAAAGAAATGGATGATTTAACCATGGGTAAACAGAAATCGGGTTAGTGTGCCAGTTTGCTTTTCCCAATGAATCTCAAACTTCATTCCTTCCCCATCACCCCCTAGTCAAAAGATATTCTGGTAGGTTTCTTGTGGGTGTCTAATTAGACAGaccatccaccaccaccaccaccaggatGAGAGAGATTAACCAGCCGCAAACTGTGTAAAGATCCAAACACTCACCCATGTCTCCATATTCCCCAATAAACCGCCTTGTAAGGAAACGCACCGTCAGAGCTGTGAAAAAGAGTGGGAGTTGGAACTGTTATATAGGACAgatggggcaggaggaggaatgGAAAAGGATGTTATTCAccgataggggaaaaaaaattgcaagccaTTCCCccccaattaaaaataaaactcagcCTCCAAATCAAATTCAAACATTAATGTCCTCAAAATGTACTTTTGTCCCTTAACGCAACAccctatttttaatatttttgtgtaGACACTGTAACTTTCAgcagaaaacaacaacccaaaacttTTGCAGGTTCAGTATTTTCAACATCCTCTAGGTTACTCCAGTTTTGCAGAGCTGAAAACTAACTCTCCAGAAAAGTGATTGGCTGTTTGCAACCGAATATTTAGGCACACGCTTTGCTTATCATCCTAAGTGCACTTAGGCATCGTTTATTCTAGAGATTGCTTACTCCTAAGTAAGTCCATATATAAATTCCTTTTTGAAAGGAAGCTGAAAAATTTCGTTTGGTCCTGAGCACACACACTTGGGCTGGAAATTTATAAAAAGCACATAATCTACAGATCCCATCATAACATCTCAGCTCAGAAGGTCAGACGTCCAGGTTGTGGTTGGGCGTAAGACCTCTGAATCCAGTGAGACATACTCTATGTTAAACACGCAGATGAATTGCATTGGACATGCATGAAAGATCAGAATTGTGACCTGCGGTGTGAATGACCGCCTTAATTTCCTTTTGCTGTTCTGCAGCATTTAGGAAATCCGACAAGCTGGTTAGTAATTTGTTTGGTTAATGAAGCATACAACTGTTTAGCCACAGATAGTATCACTCTCATTAAATGTTGCAGCATTGCGTTCTACCTGTCTACCGTTTCTGGGCAGGGCAACTTTCATTTTTCAACAATATCCTTCCAAATGAAGCTTGCATTGTATGTTTGCAAGTTTCTGTCTGTGGTTTCTGGTGGAGAGAGTATTTCACAGTCTAGGATACCAACACCCAGGATTAGTTTTGTCGCAAACTTACCTGACTTTCCTACACTGTCCGCTCCGAGGACCACCACATTGGCTTCCATTTTCACAGGGGTAGGAGTGGAGACCTCCACCACAGGCTGGTGGTCAGGGGTGAAGCTGGCACTCCTGCGAAGGGGGATTCGGAGGACCATTTATAGATCTCTTTTTTGTCCAGACTATCAGCTGGTGAAACTGTCTCAGCTGTTTTCCCCTGTTCAGTCAAAACAAGAATGACTCTTTCTCACTTTCCATTGTAGGAGTTATTTGCATGGATCATACCAATCCAGAAGAACTGAAGGGGTTCCCTCCCAGCAGCTACTAATCAACAGATTCCTAATAGCAATAAAGTAGAAAATCAGTGGTAATAATTCAGTCGATCAATCTAGCAGGCTAATTCTATTTCACCCAAAACCTATGGATAACATGAAAACTAACAGTGGACAGGACCCATCTTGGAGCAATGAAAGAATCTGGGTGGGACTCATAGTCTTCTGTATCCATAAGAACTCAAGTACTTTCTGTGTATTTTACACACATCCCATATGGGGTGGGGCTTTTGTGAGCCAGTGCCTATGTTCAAAGCACATATGTGGGGTAACATGTCTTTGCAGAGTAGCCATGCCATGACAGTAACGTAGATTTTATTCACGTAAGGTAGGAATTTGTAAGCAGGTTGGGCTGGCCCTCGAGTTTTGCAAGGGGCAATTTCAGGCCAACacattgcttttaattattttatttaattattttattttatttaattatttatgttaTTACTGCCAGGCTTCAGGAGGGGAAGTTGCTGGATTCAATGCCTCTAGTTCTAAATAATTGGTAATATTTGCACCTTGTAAGGCAGTCCCACAATTTGTTATTCTGCTACAGGGGGCCACATATCTTGGAGCAAGTCTCCTGTATTATTCCTGACTTCCAAGATGAACAATCTTTCTGCAATCCGAgtcctactttttttctttctttcagatgcCAAAGGCCAGGGGGATGGTAGTGATGGGAAAATATCAGGTAGGACATTTTGttcccttctgattttttttaaggaaacaagGTGCATTAAATGAGATTTATTACCTTGTGTTAAAGTTATCAGGGACTGTCCCCAGTAGAGGCAAGGGAAGGGTGGGGAGCCAATTTGACACTGGCATAATTTTGTGCCAACTCAAGGAGGGGCAGAGAGCTCTTCAGCTCAGCAGTATTGGCTCTCAACATCTTGCTCCACTCTTTTTCAGTGGAATATCAGCAGCATAATCCTGGGGTGCTGCATGCAACCCATGGCCATGAGTTGCCCCACCCTTGTTTTATGTGGATGAATGCTGCATGCTTAGATCTGTACAGATCAAGGCTCCCTCTCATGGTTGATGTAAGCACAACAAAATGTGTGACTACTGGAGCAAGATGTTAAGAGCCAGTACTGCAGAGCTGAAGAGCTCTCTGTACATCCTTGAGTTGGGCATCCTTGAGTTGGCACAAAATTATGCCAGTGTCAAATTGGCTCCCCACCCTTCCTTTGCCTCTACTGGGGACAGTTGATGCAGTCCCCTGACTTCCTTTCAAGGTGATTAGTGACAAAAcctaacagattttacatacAGTACCTTGAAGCTGTCTTGGACAGTGTCAGAAGAAGACATCTTACCAGTAGAGATGTGGATGGCTGAAGCCTGACTTATGGATGAACGAGACAAAGGCAACATCAAGGGGATGGAGTAGAGAAAAAGAGGTTCCCAGGCATGACCATGGCATGGtgggtgtttgttgttgttgttttgtttggtgccttcaagctattgttgactcctggtgactgcctgcacaagtccctgcagttttcttggcaaaatttcagaagtagtttgccattgcctgcttcctagggcagagagagagtgactggcctaaggtcacccagccggcttcgtgcctaaggcaggactagaactgtatcccagtttctaacctggtgacttaaccagtacaccaaactggctcttttatggTTGGGTCCAATGTGGAAAAGCCCTTAATGCCTGAAGTGGCTTGAAGTCTGTCCCTGCAAGGGTGCCAGAGTCATCCTGTATTGGTTTTAGGAAACCCAGCTATCCAACCTTCTGAAATATATACAAGGTAGGCTACAGCCTTAAGCTTCTCCTCATGTTGCTCTTCTTGATTCCTTATTAAAATACGGCCAGTGCTGTTAGAATGGTCATTGAACAATGACCAACGTTCATGCGTGGTTGTGGGTGTCTAACAGTGAAAGCTAGGGTGGGTTCAGCCATAAGTCATGACTCTTGGTTTTGACTTAGCCTGTTGGGGGAACCTAATCACTGTGGTTAATTCAATAAACCATTGTTAAAGAAACCACAGATTAGTCCAGGGTATGTGTTCAGCTTTTGTGTGTGTTCAGGGAAATGCATCTACCCGTAAAAAGATAATAGCATTACCTGCTCTTTCACATCCTAGCAAGGCTAATTTTGAAGGACTGGCAATGCAATCAAAACGTTGCTCTTTCTGGAAGAAATAGctaatttggggtttttttcatgGTGCATGCACTATTGACAGGtagttttctgttttgcttttctagACTATGCATTTGTATAACACAATTAACCTAGTTACTGCATTAACCCATCTCCTGGGTCTGCACAATGCTGTTTCTATCACCGTCTTGGTTAAGCATGATGTAAGAACACAGCTTCACTGGGCTACATTGTATCTTTCTGGTTTTGAAATCAGGTTATTTCTAAAACAAACTTCTGAAAGGTTTACTAAAGCCACAATACGCTAAGTATgtatctttgtatttcttttctcctgTTCCTTTTTAAGGAACAGGGGTGGTCTCTCACGCCATCCATGGTTTATTGGTTAAACCCAGCTGATCATGGCTTACCAAGGAATCTTGCTAAGCAAAACAAAGCTGGAGAAAAAAGGGCCCTGCGGTTTTGTCTTGTAAACCACTCAGCTTCCTCCTCTgccattgctttttaaaactaaggaaccaaaatcatcatcatcatcatcatcatccactttTCTcg containing:
- the LOC134504712 gene encoding ras-related and estrogen-regulated growth inhibitor-like protein; amino-acid sequence: MVLRIPLRRSASFTPDHQPVVEVSTPTPVKMEANVVVLGADSVGKSALTVRFLTRRFIGEYGDMESIYTHTLAVEGKEILFHIWDFPCSQEKSEESSSKDKRIQWADGFVLVYSICDRASFNSVQPKVQFIKATKEGPTQEKLPIVIVGNKRDLHHHRVVSSEEGRLLALSMDCEFYEVSAAEAYHGALMVFHGLAERICEAKLALKKGTGIRNIVKSVSAVFARKRTDSM